The following are encoded together in the Rhodothermus sp. genome:
- a CDS encoding FAD-dependent oxidoreductase, translating to MNSHCDVAILGAGFGGALLALMLRRRGLSVILIEKGRPRFAIGESSTPLANLYLEQIARTFELPELLPLTKYGHWKTTHPELPVGKKRGFTFFWHRPGRPWTAYVDGHPAYLLVAASPHDAIADTHWYRPAFDSYLTALALRAGVRYLEPASPIAVDVDAGDVQLRIATPAGTRTLAARFVVDATGPTAWLARHLGYRPEPHPYLPERVAIFAHFRNVARADAWLDARRDRWPYQPDAAAVHHLLEEGWAWILHFDHGITSAGLSLWADRLPARDPATCWYLILARYPSLQALFGRSAPLYPLRMIPERPTLFRKLVGPGWALLPSGAGVLDPLLSTGNPLTLLGVWRLAELLVQHCAAPPAEALQHYQQQTLHELQTTARLLGALWRVLHQPAPFTWLAKLYFAAASFRETRIRLGRESGIPGFLLTDHPVFCQHQDHLLRHVEQHQLLPQDAIQKALEPFDVAGLCTDREGFYPARAEDVLDACHKIPASREEVWRSLKQSGFLAPA from the coding sequence ATGAATAGCCACTGCGACGTAGCCATTCTGGGGGCCGGCTTTGGAGGGGCGCTGCTGGCCCTGATGCTTCGACGCCGAGGGTTGTCTGTTATATTAATTGAAAAAGGCCGCCCACGTTTTGCCATCGGTGAATCCTCAACACCGCTGGCCAATCTCTACCTGGAGCAGATCGCCCGGACGTTCGAGTTACCCGAACTACTTCCGCTGACCAAATATGGCCACTGGAAAACCACCCATCCGGAGCTGCCCGTAGGCAAAAAGCGAGGCTTTACGTTTTTCTGGCATCGTCCCGGCCGTCCCTGGACTGCGTACGTGGATGGTCATCCCGCCTACCTGCTGGTAGCTGCCTCCCCGCACGATGCCATTGCCGACACGCACTGGTACCGTCCGGCTTTTGATAGCTACCTGACGGCGCTGGCGCTCCGCGCCGGCGTGCGCTACCTGGAGCCGGCCAGCCCCATAGCAGTCGACGTCGATGCTGGTGACGTACAGCTTCGGATCGCAACGCCTGCTGGGACACGCACACTTGCCGCCCGCTTTGTGGTGGATGCCACGGGACCGACCGCCTGGCTGGCCCGCCATCTGGGCTATCGGCCCGAGCCACACCCGTACTTGCCAGAACGCGTCGCTATATTCGCCCACTTTCGCAACGTCGCCCGCGCCGACGCCTGGCTTGACGCCCGACGAGACCGCTGGCCTTACCAACCCGACGCGGCGGCCGTCCACCACCTGCTTGAAGAAGGCTGGGCCTGGATACTTCACTTCGATCACGGCATCACCAGTGCCGGACTTTCCCTGTGGGCCGACCGCCTGCCTGCCCGAGATCCCGCAACCTGCTGGTATCTTATACTGGCTCGTTATCCGTCGCTTCAGGCGCTCTTTGGCCGGTCTGCTCCGCTCTATCCCCTGCGCATGATCCCCGAACGTCCAACCCTTTTCCGCAAGCTGGTCGGCCCCGGATGGGCTCTGCTTCCAAGTGGCGCAGGCGTGCTCGATCCCCTGCTCTCTACCGGCAATCCACTCACACTCCTGGGCGTGTGGCGACTGGCTGAACTACTTGTCCAACATTGCGCAGCACCACCGGCCGAAGCGCTACAGCACTATCAACAACAAACGCTGCACGAACTCCAAACCACAGCGCGCCTGCTGGGAGCCCTCTGGCGCGTATTGCATCAGCCAGCCCCCTTCACATGGCTCGCCAAGCTGTACTTCGCAGCCGCCAGCTTCCGAGAAACGCGGATACGGCTCGGCCGTGAATCCGGAATTCCGGGCTTCCTGCTTACCGATCACCCTGTCTTTTGCCAGCACCAGGATCACCTGCTGCGACACGTCGAGCAGCATCAGCTGCTCCCACAAGATGCCATACAGAAAGCCCTGGAGCCGTTCGATGTCGCCGGCCTCTGCACCGATCGCGAAGGCTTCTACCCGGCGCGTGCCGAAGACGTGCTGGACGCCTGCCATAAGATTCCCGCTTCGCGCGAGGAAGTGTGGCGTAGCCTGAAACAGAGCGGGTTTCTGGCGCCTGCCTGA
- a CDS encoding RagB/SusD family nutrient uptake outer membrane protein has protein sequence MMMQRLRWVLAVPVLTAFLWGCADLSVQNLNEPDAERVLATPDDVKNILAGGFLTWWQANQGYPGMGPALITMADQTTSSWGNFSMKDLSSEPRVALNNNSTYRYASTHLRPWQRLYSALSIANDVLRRLDEGLVINNETETQMVRTAAKLLQGLCLSSLALFYDRAFIVDENTDVATLEFPENSNYQEVAAAAISALLEAAQLAQNMAVPFPDNYFNGLDLDGQKVAQLAHTMVARTMMLSARTPQENAQTDWNAVLAHAEQGISGWDFAPQGDQDQWWDLIKAYMQRPGWSQADLELLGMDPNLLPALEEWLATPLQDRTPTPFENRLADTSPADARIPGIGGVTAYFVYESGSPFRANRGTYHFSRWRHIREGHLDFLGPMRYATETENDLMIAEALIRTGGDKARAAQLINKTRVNNGGLPALTGDESDQELLEALMYERRIEIGWTAAGIGFCDRRRFDYPGPAHYDNDPSKPGIFQHKPGTLRHFPVPGRELEVLQKPIYTFGGAAGEMKKAPDWNNDRELLTEWVQALREHLNTFGRPISVREFLSMVDTQ, from the coding sequence ATGATGATGCAGCGATTGCGTTGGGTCCTGGCGGTACCAGTGCTTACCGCCTTCCTCTGGGGTTGTGCGGATCTGAGCGTGCAGAACCTGAACGAGCCAGACGCGGAACGCGTGCTGGCCACCCCGGACGACGTCAAGAACATCCTGGCGGGCGGCTTTCTGACCTGGTGGCAGGCCAACCAGGGCTATCCGGGCATGGGGCCGGCCCTGATCACGATGGCCGACCAGACGACTTCTTCGTGGGGGAACTTCTCCATGAAGGACCTGTCGTCGGAGCCCCGGGTGGCCCTGAACAACAACTCCACCTACCGGTATGCCTCCACGCACCTGCGGCCCTGGCAGCGGCTGTATTCGGCCCTGTCCATCGCCAACGACGTGCTGCGGCGGCTGGATGAAGGGCTGGTGATCAACAACGAGACAGAAACCCAGATGGTGCGGACGGCAGCCAAGCTGCTGCAGGGACTGTGTCTGAGTTCGCTTGCGTTGTTCTATGACCGCGCCTTCATTGTGGATGAAAACACAGACGTAGCCACTTTGGAGTTTCCTGAGAACTCTAATTATCAAGAGGTCGCGGCTGCAGCGATTTCAGCCCTCCTTGAGGCGGCTCAGCTGGCTCAGAACATGGCCGTCCCCTTCCCTGATAATTACTTTAACGGCCTAGACCTGGACGGCCAGAAAGTGGCCCAGCTGGCCCATACGATGGTGGCGCGGACCATGATGCTTTCGGCCCGCACACCGCAGGAGAATGCCCAGACCGACTGGAACGCGGTGCTTGCGCATGCGGAGCAGGGCATTTCTGGCTGGGATTTTGCGCCTCAGGGTGATCAGGATCAGTGGTGGGATCTGATCAAAGCCTATATGCAACGTCCAGGTTGGTCGCAGGCTGACCTGGAACTGCTGGGAATGGATCCCAACCTGCTGCCCGCTCTCGAGGAATGGCTGGCCACGCCGCTGCAGGATCGTACGCCCACGCCTTTTGAAAACCGGCTGGCTGACACCTCCCCTGCAGACGCCCGTATTCCGGGCATTGGCGGCGTCACCGCGTACTTCGTCTACGAGTCCGGTTCTCCCTTCCGGGCCAACCGGGGTACCTACCATTTCAGCCGCTGGCGCCACATTCGGGAAGGGCACCTGGACTTCCTCGGGCCCATGCGGTATGCCACCGAGACGGAGAACGACCTGATGATTGCCGAAGCCCTGATCCGTACAGGTGGCGATAAAGCGCGGGCGGCTCAGCTCATCAACAAGACGCGTGTGAATAACGGAGGTCTTCCAGCCCTGACAGGCGATGAATCGGATCAGGAGCTCCTGGAAGCCCTCATGTATGAGCGGCGGATCGAGATCGGCTGGACCGCGGCGGGTATCGGGTTCTGTGATCGGCGTCGTTTCGACTATCCGGGGCCGGCCCACTACGACAACGATCCTTCCAAGCCGGGAATCTTCCAGCACAAGCCCGGCACGCTGCGCCACTTCCCGGTTCCGGGACGGGAGTTAGAGGTACTGCAAAAGCCGATTTATACCTTCGGCGGTGCAGCCGGCGAGATGAAGAAGGCGCCCGACTGGAACAACGACCGCGAGTTGTTGACCGAATGGGTACAGGCCCTGCGGGAGCACCTGAACACGTTCGGTCGTCCGATTTCGGTGCGTGAGTTCCTGTCGATGGTCGACACGCAGTAA
- a CDS encoding SusC/RagA family TonB-linked outer membrane protein, whose product MRRWLQHMLSLALIGTLLPGLVWAQEAIIQGKVTDENGEPLPGANVVVAELTIGSATDIDGNYSFTVPANLVNGQTVTLVARFVGYKPAEQQFELTPGRHTFDFVLEPDLLRLEEVVVTGVAAETPRKKLSFTVDRVDTEKLQQVIAPDPGTALQAKVAAAVIVRPTGEPGQSPSIRLRSATSITGSQAPLIIVDGVIMEGSLADLNADDIESIEVIKDAAAASIWGSRAANGVIRIFTKRGTNVAAGRTQVTIRNDFGISSPYRFIDMAESHPYLVAEVDGKLRFVDEDGNPLGPGDNPVLDPDGIADNPWPCIPQPVKQPDGTISEELYCNLSDPQRDFFTSNPTFNNYISIAQNTQKTNFMASFSNTREGGILREVTGYTRQNFRINLDHRILNNLDFSASMMYGQSERDDVVEGPGSPFYGLLFMPPNVNLEAPNEEDGSKYNWDAAWVYGLSLEMNPLYELANRDRKRRVVRQLASFKTNWRPFRWLMLEGLIGLDRQQTYWKDLFPRGYLSDNPADFKGRLYRFNQDNRAINTSFTALLSYSVGDLNTKLKLSYLYEDERTEQFSVTGREFAVSGVEDLGATVGDKTIDSYIADIRSENYFAILTFDFKDRYIGDVMIRRDGSSLFGPDARWATYYRASAAWRLSEEPFFNVPGINEFRLRASIGTAGLRPGFSAQYETFSIVAGNPVKNTLGNRLLRPAKSTAIEYGVNIDFLDRYSFQASYALNKTEDQILLVPLPAATGYRSQWRNAGTLEGNTFEMQLNTILAQRDDFSWTLDITFDRTRQKITDLFVPPYRTGFYYIAPNETFGIIYGEYFARSLDDIAPMLAPDAATPYAGMSLDDFMVNEDGFVVLKDAYGTPNEKPIKVLDPASGNPVLRKIGDSNPDFNMGFATNLRYKNFNLYALVQWQKGGDVYNNTRQWILRELRGGDVDQRGKSVKKPWGYYATLYNVNATNNYFVEDGGFVKLREVSLTYTLGRRALAAFMPSLQQLRVGVTGRNLLTFTGYKGYDPESARNVGSDPTTFGGDSYGYPLFRSFTFTVQLVF is encoded by the coding sequence ATGAGAAGGTGGTTGCAACACATGCTTTCACTTGCCCTGATAGGGACGCTGTTGCCTGGTCTTGTGTGGGCGCAGGAAGCTATTATTCAGGGTAAGGTCACCGATGAAAACGGGGAGCCACTCCCGGGTGCGAACGTCGTCGTTGCTGAGCTGACGATCGGAAGCGCTACCGATATCGATGGAAACTATTCATTTACCGTACCCGCCAATCTGGTCAATGGGCAGACGGTCACCCTGGTAGCCCGGTTTGTGGGCTATAAGCCAGCGGAGCAGCAGTTTGAACTGACGCCAGGTCGGCATACGTTTGATTTTGTGCTGGAGCCTGACCTCTTGCGTCTGGAAGAGGTGGTGGTTACAGGGGTGGCAGCCGAAACGCCACGCAAGAAGCTTTCCTTCACGGTCGACCGGGTCGATACAGAGAAGCTGCAGCAGGTGATTGCGCCAGATCCGGGTACGGCCCTGCAGGCCAAGGTTGCCGCCGCTGTGATTGTACGGCCCACCGGTGAACCTGGCCAGTCGCCCTCGATTCGGCTGCGGAGTGCTACATCCATCACGGGGAGCCAGGCACCTCTGATCATTGTGGATGGCGTGATCATGGAGGGCTCGCTGGCCGACCTGAACGCCGACGACATTGAGTCGATCGAAGTGATCAAGGACGCGGCAGCGGCCTCCATCTGGGGTTCCCGTGCCGCTAACGGCGTCATCCGCATCTTCACGAAGCGCGGAACAAATGTGGCCGCAGGCCGCACCCAGGTAACCATCCGGAATGACTTCGGGATCTCGTCGCCCTATCGCTTCATCGACATGGCCGAAAGCCACCCCTATCTGGTGGCCGAAGTCGACGGGAAGTTGCGCTTTGTTGACGAAGACGGTAACCCGCTGGGTCCGGGCGACAACCCGGTGCTGGACCCGGATGGCATTGCAGACAACCCCTGGCCTTGTATTCCTCAACCCGTCAAGCAGCCAGACGGCACCATCTCAGAGGAGCTCTATTGCAATCTGAGTGATCCGCAGCGGGACTTCTTCACCTCGAATCCTACTTTCAACAACTATATCTCAATCGCCCAGAATACGCAGAAAACCAACTTCATGGCCTCCTTCAGCAATACGCGGGAAGGGGGTATCCTGCGGGAAGTGACGGGCTATACGCGCCAGAACTTCCGGATCAACCTGGACCATCGCATCCTGAACAACCTGGACTTCTCGGCGAGCATGATGTATGGCCAGTCGGAACGGGACGATGTGGTGGAAGGTCCGGGCTCGCCGTTCTATGGACTGCTGTTTATGCCTCCCAATGTCAACCTGGAAGCTCCCAACGAAGAGGACGGATCGAAGTATAACTGGGATGCGGCCTGGGTCTATGGCCTGTCGCTGGAAATGAATCCGCTCTACGAGCTGGCCAACCGGGATCGCAAGCGTCGCGTTGTACGCCAGCTGGCCAGCTTCAAGACGAACTGGCGGCCGTTCCGCTGGCTCATGCTGGAAGGTCTCATCGGTTTGGACCGGCAGCAGACCTACTGGAAAGACCTCTTCCCGCGGGGTTATCTGAGTGATAACCCGGCCGACTTCAAGGGGCGGTTGTACCGCTTCAATCAGGACAATCGCGCGATCAACACCAGCTTTACTGCGTTGCTGTCCTACAGCGTGGGGGATCTGAACACCAAGCTCAAACTGAGCTACCTCTACGAAGACGAGCGTACAGAGCAGTTCAGCGTAACGGGCCGTGAGTTTGCCGTCAGCGGCGTGGAAGACCTGGGAGCCACGGTCGGCGACAAGACGATCGATTCCTATATCGCCGACATTCGCTCGGAAAACTACTTTGCGATCCTGACCTTCGACTTTAAGGATCGCTACATTGGCGACGTGATGATCCGGCGCGACGGCTCCTCGCTCTTCGGGCCGGATGCACGCTGGGCGACCTACTACCGCGCTTCAGCAGCCTGGCGTCTGAGCGAAGAGCCGTTCTTCAACGTGCCGGGCATCAATGAATTCCGGCTGCGGGCTTCGATCGGTACGGCCGGGTTGCGTCCGGGCTTCTCGGCCCAGTATGAAACCTTCTCGATCGTTGCAGGCAACCCGGTGAAAAACACGCTGGGGAACCGGCTCCTTCGGCCGGCCAAGTCGACCGCCATCGAGTATGGCGTCAACATCGACTTCCTGGATCGGTACTCTTTCCAGGCCAGCTATGCGCTGAACAAGACCGAGGATCAGATTCTGCTGGTGCCGCTACCGGCGGCTACCGGATATCGTAGCCAGTGGCGGAATGCCGGGACGCTCGAAGGGAACACCTTCGAGATGCAGTTGAACACGATTCTGGCGCAGCGGGACGACTTCAGCTGGACGCTGGACATCACCTTCGACCGCACGCGCCAGAAAATCACGGACCTGTTTGTACCGCCCTACCGGACAGGTTTCTACTACATCGCGCCGAACGAAACCTTCGGCATCATTTACGGTGAGTACTTCGCCCGAAGCCTGGACGACATTGCTCCCATGCTTGCCCCGGATGCAGCGACGCCATATGCGGGCATGTCGTTGGACGACTTCATGGTCAATGAGGATGGCTTCGTGGTACTGAAAGATGCTTATGGCACGCCCAACGAAAAGCCCATCAAAGTGCTGGATCCGGCCTCCGGGAACCCGGTCCTCCGCAAGATCGGGGACTCGAATCCGGACTTCAACATGGGCTTTGCCACGAACCTGCGCTATAAGAACTTCAACCTCTACGCGCTGGTCCAGTGGCAGAAGGGCGGTGATGTCTATAACAACACACGCCAGTGGATACTGCGCGAGCTCCGTGGCGGGGACGTAGATCAGCGGGGTAAGTCGGTCAAGAAGCCCTGGGGCTACTACGCCACGCTGTACAACGTCAACGCCACAAACAACTACTTCGTCGAGGACGGTGGATTTGTGAAGCTGCGGGAGGTATCGCTCACCTACACACTGGGGCGGCGGGCGCTGGCTGCCTTTATGCCCTCCCTGCAACAGCTCCGGGTGGGTGTCACCGGACGTAATCTGCTGACCTTCACGGGCTACAAAGGATACGACCCTGAATCAGCCCGCAACGTAGGTAGTGACCCCACCACCTTTGGTGGCGACAGCTACGGATATCCACTGTTCCGCTCCTTTACGTTCACCGTCCAGCTGGTATTCTAA
- a CDS encoding UPF0489 family protein, producing MRILDIDLDFFLNKVQFWPGFGRPADPELHPWPPHKVRDFLEHRCGLRRDRPLPGLIVEEHHEIFFDWRRRIQEGRLQPPFEVVHIDAHADLGFGDASVPYVVTELLSLPLKTRAFPRVGGREGLGPGNYLLFAIACRWISRLTYVYHPGRYPDLPEHIVKLDARGEGIIQLPWYGWRSPETLQRHWPDKPLALEPPVLYREVSGSTLQHLEGPFDLLYIARSPAYTPAEADRLLEVFCEYIKAPAVHPPYMTNQPGALTV from the coding sequence ATGCGCATCCTGGACATCGACCTGGACTTCTTTCTCAATAAGGTACAATTCTGGCCCGGATTCGGACGGCCAGCAGATCCCGAGCTGCATCCCTGGCCCCCCCACAAAGTGCGCGATTTTCTGGAGCATCGATGCGGCCTGCGACGCGATCGACCATTGCCCGGCCTGATCGTAGAAGAGCATCACGAGATCTTTTTCGACTGGCGACGGCGCATTCAGGAAGGCCGCCTACAGCCGCCCTTCGAGGTCGTGCACATCGACGCCCATGCTGACCTGGGCTTCGGCGATGCAAGCGTCCCCTACGTGGTAACCGAGCTGCTGAGCCTTCCCCTGAAGACGCGGGCTTTCCCCAGGGTGGGTGGCCGCGAAGGCCTGGGCCCCGGCAACTATCTGCTCTTTGCCATCGCCTGTCGCTGGATCAGCCGTCTGACCTACGTCTATCATCCAGGACGGTACCCTGACCTGCCCGAACACATCGTGAAGTTGGACGCCCGGGGCGAAGGGATCATTCAGCTTCCCTGGTATGGATGGCGTTCGCCTGAAACATTGCAGAGGCACTGGCCGGACAAGCCTTTGGCCCTGGAGCCCCCGGTCCTCTATCGCGAAGTGTCCGGTTCAACCCTTCAGCACCTTGAAGGCCCCTTCGACCTGCTCTATATCGCCCGTTCTCCCGCCTATACGCCCGCTGAAGCAGACCGTCTGCTGGAAGTGTTTTGCGAATACATCAAAGCTCCTGCAGTTCACCCGCCTTATATGACCAACCAACCTGGCGCTTTAACCGTTTAG
- a CDS encoding radical SAM protein, with protein MIELTRWETLTPLARTRLIRKLRPPRAKINPERPYAFHHELERAPDGRLERVNVVFLTNRECPWTCTMCDLWRHTTTTPVTADQLLRQLDYALEHLPEADAIKLYNSGSFFDRLAIPPTAYQGIAERLRGYRRIIVESHPALIGPRTLQFQELLEGQLEVAIGVECIHPDVLNALNKRLTIADLEQAVTWLHAHHLLIRAFILLKPPFLPAAEALTWTCHTVRWAVTHAIQIIVLIPTRTGNGIMDHLARSGQFAPPTPDDIETATAFLFAQQAPVRLLDTWDLPRFYPCPDCARLQQARFARMNQTQTWEPAVHCPTCNPP; from the coding sequence ATGATCGAGCTGACGCGCTGGGAGACACTCACACCACTGGCCCGCACGCGGTTGATCCGGAAGCTACGGCCACCCCGGGCCAAAATCAATCCGGAACGCCCGTACGCCTTTCATCACGAGCTGGAACGGGCACCCGACGGGCGCCTGGAACGCGTCAACGTGGTCTTCCTGACCAACCGGGAATGTCCGTGGACGTGTACCATGTGTGACCTGTGGCGTCACACCACCACGACGCCGGTTACCGCCGATCAGCTCCTGCGTCAGCTCGACTATGCCCTGGAACACCTACCCGAGGCCGATGCCATCAAGCTCTACAACAGCGGCAGTTTCTTCGATCGGCTGGCCATCCCTCCGACTGCCTACCAGGGCATTGCCGAGCGACTGCGTGGCTATCGTCGCATCATCGTCGAATCACATCCAGCTCTAATCGGCCCCCGAACGCTGCAATTTCAGGAGCTGCTTGAGGGACAGCTCGAAGTGGCTATCGGCGTTGAATGCATTCACCCGGACGTGCTCAACGCGCTCAACAAACGCCTGACCATAGCCGATCTGGAACAGGCCGTCACCTGGCTACATGCGCACCACCTGCTGATCCGGGCATTCATTCTGCTCAAACCACCCTTTTTACCTGCCGCCGAAGCGCTGACATGGACCTGCCACACCGTGCGCTGGGCCGTGACGCACGCGATACAAATCATCGTGCTCATTCCTACCCGTACCGGCAACGGGATCATGGACCACCTTGCACGGAGTGGACAATTTGCACCTCCAACGCCTGACGACATTGAAACAGCCACTGCTTTTCTGTTTGCCCAACAAGCACCGGTACGACTGCTCGATACCTGGGACCTGCCCCGTTTCTACCCATGCCCGGACTGTGCTCGGCTCCAGCAGGCCCGCTTTGCACGCATGAACCAGACGCAAACCTGGGAACCCGCTGTCCACTGTCCTACCTGCAATCCGCCATGA
- a CDS encoding asparagine synthase-related protein — protein sequence MIRPQYIEDVIDLTDPAQNHLLNMSLEEARARVRSGDPSAVRTIEGSFALVARDGQTVRLARSMDRPMRYFLAKRDDGPALVVAHRIEEIHRWLQSVGLADQFHPSYTRMVPAHYVVTLELIGCPDPAPAYTRFFEIPTETLPPDLPTIGRYYIGALQEEIRRWLLSIPEDEPIGVTFSGGIDSGSVFLVTYHTMLELGMNPGRLKAFTLDLGDGPDRDQAFTFLQKLGLELFWEPIEAGPELIDIREVVRIVEDYKPLDIESAAMHYALARALRQRYPNWKYLLDGEGGDENLRDYPIEQNPELTVYSIINNPLLYHEGWGVDKFKHSLTYTGGLSRSYTRTFAINRHFGFEGFSPYTRPNVIEVAEKIPFAELTGYDKTKLYRLKGEVVYHGIKAITGFEMPVFEKRRFQHGALPEMRLRELIPPERQLRRMVEDLFVV from the coding sequence ATGATCCGCCCCCAGTATATCGAAGACGTGATCGACCTGACCGATCCGGCCCAGAACCACCTCCTGAACATGAGCCTCGAAGAAGCGCGGGCCCGCGTACGCTCCGGAGATCCCTCCGCCGTGCGGACCATCGAAGGCTCGTTTGCGCTGGTGGCGCGCGACGGCCAGACAGTACGCCTGGCCCGCTCGATGGACCGGCCCATGCGCTATTTCCTGGCCAAACGCGACGACGGTCCGGCGCTGGTCGTGGCGCATCGCATCGAAGAAATCCACCGGTGGCTTCAATCTGTCGGCCTCGCCGATCAGTTCCATCCAAGCTACACGCGCATGGTCCCCGCCCATTATGTGGTCACGCTGGAGCTGATCGGCTGCCCGGATCCGGCGCCGGCCTACACCCGCTTTTTCGAAATTCCTACAGAAACGCTGCCGCCGGATCTTCCTACAATCGGCCGCTACTATATCGGTGCCCTTCAGGAAGAAATCCGTCGCTGGCTCCTGAGCATCCCTGAAGATGAACCCATCGGTGTAACGTTTTCCGGTGGCATCGATAGTGGCTCCGTTTTCCTGGTGACCTACCACACTATGCTGGAGCTGGGCATGAATCCTGGCCGACTCAAGGCCTTCACGCTGGATCTGGGCGATGGCCCCGATCGCGATCAGGCCTTCACCTTTCTGCAGAAGCTGGGTCTGGAGCTATTCTGGGAGCCCATAGAGGCCGGACCCGAGCTGATTGACATTCGGGAGGTGGTGCGCATTGTCGAAGATTACAAGCCCCTCGATATCGAATCGGCTGCGATGCACTATGCGCTGGCCCGGGCCTTACGCCAGCGCTACCCGAACTGGAAATACCTGCTCGACGGAGAAGGGGGCGACGAAAACCTGCGCGACTATCCCATTGAGCAGAATCCAGAGTTGACCGTCTATAGCATCATTAACAACCCCCTGCTCTATCACGAAGGCTGGGGTGTGGACAAGTTCAAGCACTCGCTCACTTACACCGGCGGTCTCAGTCGCTCCTACACCCGTACGTTTGCCATCAACCGACACTTCGGCTTCGAGGGCTTCAGCCCTTATACGCGGCCGAACGTGATCGAAGTGGCCGAAAAGATCCCCTTCGCCGAACTGACCGGCTACGACAAAACAAAGCTGTACCGACTCAAGGGCGAAGTGGTTTATCACGGGATTAAAGCCATCACGGGCTTTGAGATGCCCGTGTTTGAAAAGCGCCGGTTTCAGCATGGCGCGCTACCCGAAATGCGGTTGCGCGAATTGATCCCGCCCGAACGTCAGCTCCGACGCATGGTGGAGGATCTGTTTGTAGTATGA